The following are from one region of the Spirochaetae bacterium HGW-Spirochaetae-1 genome:
- a CDS encoding diguanylate cyclase response regulator has product MFAILHVDNSSFFKHIVKDIFSRNGFTCYSADDVSTAMEIIRDRKIDLIITALEIRGGGGEKLIRDINNSPYKNIPIVMITGNDSMEVRKKMFSLGVIDYIPKDPTFRDQLLSFVDTLTEKSGIREQLKNMEVAVLDDSRMELSIVENLLRLNGITKVDFFSKAEKLLDSEKQYHIYFIDLILPGISGEQVIIEIRKRFPDSVIIAISGIDNYKVISSILLSGADDYMLKPFNQSIFMARLIANARTYVLLQEIERKNSRLETVVSTDQLTGVYNHQYLFEQLEEEIRKTKSVKGSLSLLLFGIDHFMFINDAFGHQTGDKVIITIADIIRSGISKNAILGRYSGASFLVILPDVSFDNAFSIAESIRKAANRIKIKDNTITLSAGAVQFEGETANELIKKADSLLFNARKKGKNRTEKVFDWHVSR; this is encoded by the coding sequence ATGTTCGCCATACTTCATGTCGACAACAGCTCGTTTTTCAAGCATATAGTGAAGGATATTTTTTCCAGAAACGGGTTCACCTGTTATTCCGCCGACGATGTTTCCACGGCCATGGAAATTATCCGGGACAGAAAGATCGATCTTATAATCACGGCTCTTGAAATCAGGGGAGGCGGTGGTGAAAAGCTGATACGCGACATTAACAATAGTCCCTATAAAAACATCCCCATTGTCATGATCACCGGCAATGATTCCATGGAAGTACGGAAAAAAATGTTTTCTCTTGGCGTTATTGATTACATCCCCAAGGACCCTACATTCAGAGACCAATTGCTTTCATTCGTGGACACATTGACAGAAAAGAGCGGGATCCGGGAACAGCTTAAAAATATGGAAGTGGCCGTCCTCGATGACAGCAGGATGGAACTGAGCATCGTTGAAAACCTGTTGCGGCTCAATGGCATTACAAAGGTTGATTTTTTTTCAAAGGCGGAAAAACTGCTGGATAGCGAAAAGCAGTATCACATCTATTTTATCGACCTCATTCTGCCGGGAATTTCAGGGGAGCAGGTCATCATTGAAATCCGGAAGAGATTCCCCGATTCAGTCATCATTGCCATCTCGGGAATTGATAACTACAAGGTCATATCCAGCATCCTTCTATCCGGTGCCGATGATTACATGCTGAAGCCCTTCAACCAGAGCATATTCATGGCCCGTTTAATAGCCAATGCCAGGACATATGTGCTCCTGCAGGAAATTGAAAGAAAGAACTCCAGGCTTGAGACCGTAGTCAGCACGGATCAACTCACGGGCGTCTATAATCATCAGTACCTGTTCGAGCAACTCGAGGAAGAGATAAGAAAAACAAAGTCCGTAAAAGGCAGCCTTTCGCTTCTTCTCTTCGGGATAGATCATTTCATGTTCATCAACGATGCATTCGGTCATCAGACCGGCGATAAGGTTATCATTACCATCGCCGATATAATTAGAAGCGGAATCAGTAAAAATGCTATACTGGGACGTTACAGCGGCGCCTCTTTCCTTGTTATTCTCCCCGATGTTTCTTTTGATAATGCTTTTAGTATTGCCGAGAGTATCCGCAAAGCAGCAAACAGAATCAAAATTAAAGACAACACCATTACCCTCAGCGCAGGCGCCGTACAATTCGAGGGGGAGACCGCCAATGAGCTTATAAAAAAAGCAGATTCTCTCCTCTTTAACGCCAGGAAAAAAGGGAAAAACAGGACCGAGAAAGTCTTTGACTGGCATGTTTCACGATAA
- a CDS encoding DJ-1 family protein, with protein sequence MKVLVPLAPGFEEIEAVTIIDVLRRASITVTTAHLSGSPVTGSHNITISADIDIKTVSAADFQCIVLPGGMPGSENLKNNTEIISLIQKINASGGIVAAICAAPLVLGHAGLLQNKNATCYPGFEATMKGAQCRNEPVVADGNIVTGRGAGCALPFALKLVELIKDKKTSDDLKEGMQVYWM encoded by the coding sequence ATGAAAGTACTGGTACCCCTGGCACCCGGGTTTGAAGAAATAGAGGCCGTTACCATTATTGATGTACTGCGCCGGGCATCCATCACCGTAACCACGGCACACCTTTCGGGCAGTCCCGTAACTGGATCGCATAACATAACCATTAGTGCCGACATTGATATAAAAACCGTTAGTGCCGCTGATTTCCAATGCATAGTCCTTCCCGGTGGAATGCCCGGCAGTGAAAATCTTAAAAATAATACCGAGATTATATCGCTCATTCAGAAAATCAACGCATCGGGAGGAATTGTAGCAGCCATATGTGCTGCGCCCCTGGTACTGGGGCATGCGGGACTGCTGCAAAATAAAAACGCTACCTGCTACCCCGGATTTGAAGCAACAATGAAGGGCGCGCAATGCAGGAATGAACCCGTCGTGGCGGATGGCAATATTGTAACCGGGAGGGGAGCCGGCTGCGCCCTTCCCTTTGCATTAAAACTTGTTGAACTAATCAAAGATAAAAAAACATCGGATGATCTGAAAGAAGGGATGCAGGTATACTGGATGTGA
- a CDS encoding glycerate kinase, whose amino-acid sequence MSPREDLKKIYTAAIDAVNPENAVRANLKRKKDSIFVRDQAGKIEEYDLTRYKNIYVVGAGKATSLMTKAVEEILGDRITAGIICVKYGYTTELTKIRMIEGAHPVPDEMGAQGAKEIHDLLSKAGEDDLVISLISGGGSSLLPLPPESITLGEKKTVTDLLLKSGAAIHEVNAIRKHISRTKGGNLARAAWPATVVNMMISDVVGDNMDVIASGPFVPDSSTFHEAREILEKYHLIGKVPASISGYIAKGEAGEIPENPGIESKIFRNTKNSIIASNITALKAAMERARKLGYNACILSSLIEGDTGDAALWHARIAREIVATSNPLPAPACILSGGETTVVVSGQGKGGRNMEFALQAAPHIHGLNTVIMASIGTDGTDGPTDAAGALADGTTVERAVRKNLNIDNFIGNNDSYSFFSNLGDLIITGPTNTNVMDVRIILVS is encoded by the coding sequence ATGTCACCCCGTGAGGATCTGAAAAAAATTTACACGGCTGCCATAGATGCCGTCAATCCTGAGAACGCCGTAAGGGCAAACCTGAAACGGAAAAAAGACAGTATATTTGTTCGCGATCAGGCGGGAAAAATTGAGGAGTATGATCTAACAAGATATAAAAACATTTATGTTGTCGGTGCAGGTAAAGCAACCTCTCTCATGACAAAAGCCGTAGAGGAAATCCTGGGTGACAGAATAACCGCGGGTATCATCTGCGTAAAATATGGATATACGACGGAATTAACAAAAATAAGGATGATCGAAGGCGCACACCCCGTGCCTGACGAGATGGGCGCACAGGGCGCAAAAGAAATTCACGATCTTCTAAGCAAGGCCGGAGAGGACGACCTGGTAATTTCTCTCATCTCGGGAGGTGGATCATCATTGCTCCCTCTGCCGCCGGAATCGATAACTCTTGGTGAAAAAAAAACAGTTACGGATCTACTCTTGAAGAGCGGTGCTGCAATACATGAAGTCAATGCGATCCGCAAGCATATCTCGCGGACCAAGGGAGGAAACCTGGCCAGGGCTGCCTGGCCTGCCACGGTTGTAAATATGATGATATCGGACGTGGTAGGTGACAATATGGATGTAATAGCCTCAGGTCCCTTTGTGCCTGACAGTTCCACCTTTCATGAAGCACGGGAAATACTGGAAAAATATCATCTGATCGGGAAGGTTCCGGCCTCCATATCGGGATATATAGCCAAAGGGGAGGCCGGGGAAATACCTGAAAATCCCGGTATTGAAAGTAAAATTTTCAGAAATACAAAGAATAGCATCATTGCATCGAATATTACTGCGCTAAAAGCGGCCATGGAACGGGCCCGTAAACTGGGGTACAATGCCTGTATTCTTTCCTCGCTCATTGAGGGGGATACGGGGGATGCGGCACTATGGCATGCCAGGATAGCACGCGAAATAGTGGCTACATCAAATCCCCTGCCTGCTCCGGCCTGTATTTTGAGTGGAGGAGAAACAACGGTTGTAGTCAGCGGTCAGGGGAAGGGAGGGAGAAACATGGAATTTGCATTGCAGGCAGCCCCCCATATTCACGGCTTAAATACGGTCATCATGGCCAGTATAGGTACTGACGGAACCGATGGTCCTACTGATGCAGCAGGGGCTCTTGCCGATGGGACAACCGTTGAACGTGCAGTACGGAAAAATTTGAATATAGATAATTTTATCGGGAATAATGATTCCTATTCATTTTTCAGCAATCTCGGGGATCTTATTATTACCGGACCGACAAACACAAATGTTATGGATGTGAGAATCATTCTCGTTTCTTGA
- a CDS encoding toxic anion resistance protein, with translation MALEQANNAQELTLSRLTPEEQKQVVSIANQIDINDSQGIIQYGVGAQSNISGFADTILQQIRAKDAGHAGEVLTDLMVTVRELKVDKLGPSGSFLSKVPILGNLIDEVKKFVAQYNKISVEIERITDELTKARMQLLKDITLLDNLYEKNHDYLKQLDLFILAGEMKLQEINEKILPEVRKKAEESKDALDAQKVQDMVQMINRFEKKLHDLKLSRMVSLQTLPQIRLIQNNDQLLVEKIQSSILNTIPLWKNQIIIAISLFRQQKALKLQKEVSETTNELLKKNAEMLKEGTLETARESEKGIVEIETLKKVHGDLISTIEETLKIQEEGKTKRKEAEVELIRLEDDLKAKLSAVKASSSSTL, from the coding sequence ATGGCACTTGAACAAGCAAATAATGCCCAGGAATTGACCCTATCGCGGCTGACACCTGAAGAACAGAAACAGGTTGTATCTATTGCAAACCAGATTGACATTAATGATTCACAGGGAATCATCCAGTATGGTGTAGGAGCCCAGAGCAATATATCCGGTTTTGCCGATACCATACTGCAGCAGATACGGGCCAAGGACGCAGGCCACGCCGGTGAAGTTCTCACGGACCTTATGGTGACCGTCAGGGAGCTCAAAGTTGACAAGCTCGGACCCTCGGGAAGCTTTCTCTCAAAGGTTCCTATCCTTGGCAATCTGATTGACGAAGTTAAAAAATTCGTTGCTCAGTATAATAAGATCAGCGTTGAGATTGAACGGATCACCGATGAGCTGACCAAGGCCCGCATGCAGCTGCTTAAAGATATCACCCTGCTCGATAACTTATATGAAAAAAATCATGATTACCTGAAACAGCTGGACCTCTTCATCCTTGCCGGTGAAATGAAACTTCAGGAGATCAATGAAAAAATACTTCCCGAAGTGCGTAAAAAGGCTGAAGAATCGAAAGACGCCCTGGATGCACAGAAGGTGCAGGACATGGTCCAGATGATTAACCGTTTCGAGAAAAAGCTCCATGACCTGAAACTGAGCCGTATGGTTTCCCTCCAGACGCTTCCCCAGATCCGCCTGATCCAGAACAATGACCAGCTGCTGGTGGAAAAAATACAAAGTTCAATCCTTAATACCATTCCACTGTGGAAAAACCAGATTATCATCGCCATCAGTCTCTTCCGTCAACAGAAAGCGTTGAAGCTCCAGAAAGAGGTTTCCGAGACCACCAATGAACTCCTGAAGAAAAACGCCGAAATGCTGAAGGAAGGGACCCTGGAAACGGCGCGCGAATCGGAGAAGGGTATCGTTGAAATCGAGACCCTGAAAAAGGTCCATGGAGATCTCATTTCCACCATCGAGGAAACACTCAAGATCCAGGAGGAAGGAAAGACTAAAAGGAAAGAGGCAGAAGTGGAACTAATACGACTCGAAGATGATCTGAAGGCAAAGCTCTCGGCGGTAAAGGCAAGCTCATCATCAACATTATAA
- a CDS encoding IMP cyclohydrolase, which translates to MKDLKNAYKTVMDDHFPDDMTITFGDQKLVYKKRAWKIDEDGTLIEKGLRYGENPGQESAMYELVNGNLVLGKCHFIQPGNSLVSGISEEMMIQSGKHPGKINLTDIDNSLNVMKYLMAKPAAVIVKHNNPCGVAYGSTIAEAFNRSFRADRIAAFGGCVALNKTVDKETAQLIADQYLEVVVAPDYSGEAVDILKTRKNLRIIKIGRIDELEKYSNFQFVDIKSMVDGGIIVQQSPLNIVKTRDDLKPAESEYKGQIYKIDRLPSDREYDDLLFGWFVEQGVTSNSVIYVKDGVTVGIGTGEQDRVGVAEIAVYKAYTKYADLMCFDKHGISLKELELAVDKGERKQAELADINEATTEAKGGLIGSAAVSDAFFPFRDGVDVCIKEGITSIVQPGGSMRDFETIMACNEANPRVAMVFTGQRAFKH; encoded by the coding sequence ATGAAAGATTTAAAAAATGCCTATAAGACAGTCATGGACGACCATTTCCCCGATGATATGACGATAACTTTCGGCGATCAGAAACTTGTATATAAGAAGCGCGCATGGAAAATCGATGAGGACGGAACCCTCATAGAGAAGGGACTGAGGTATGGCGAGAATCCCGGTCAGGAGTCGGCCATGTATGAACTGGTGAACGGAAATCTTGTTCTTGGCAAGTGTCATTTTATACAACCGGGCAATTCTCTGGTAAGTGGCATTTCGGAAGAAATGATGATACAGTCGGGAAAACATCCCGGGAAAATAAACCTGACCGACATTGATAATTCCCTGAATGTGATGAAGTATCTAATGGCGAAGCCGGCCGCAGTCATTGTGAAGCATAATAATCCCTGTGGTGTTGCCTATGGATCGACTATAGCTGAGGCATTCAACCGGTCCTTCCGTGCCGACAGGATTGCGGCCTTTGGCGGTTGTGTTGCCCTCAACAAAACAGTCGACAAGGAAACGGCCCAACTCATAGCAGACCAGTACCTGGAGGTCGTGGTGGCGCCCGATTATTCCGGCGAGGCGGTGGACATCCTGAAGACCAGGAAAAACCTGAGGATAATAAAAATTGGACGGATAGATGAGCTGGAAAAATACAGTAACTTTCAGTTTGTAGATATCAAATCCATGGTGGATGGAGGAATTATTGTTCAGCAGTCACCGCTCAATATTGTAAAGACAAGGGATGATCTGAAACCAGCCGAATCGGAATACAAGGGACAGATATATAAAATTGACCGTCTGCCATCGGACAGGGAATATGATGACCTCCTCTTCGGCTGGTTCGTGGAACAGGGCGTTACATCCAACTCCGTTATCTATGTGAAAGACGGTGTCACCGTTGGTATAGGAACAGGTGAGCAGGACCGTGTTGGTGTGGCTGAAATCGCCGTTTACAAGGCATACACAAAATATGCAGACCTTATGTGTTTCGATAAACACGGGATTTCGCTGAAGGAACTGGAGCTCGCAGTAGATAAGGGAGAACGGAAACAAGCTGAACTGGCTGATATTAATGAGGCCACCACGGAAGCCAAAGGCGGGCTCATCGGCTCAGCTGCTGTTTCTGACGCATTCTTCCCCTTCCGTGACGGCGTTGATGTATGCATTAAAGAAGGAATTACCTCCATTGTGCAACCGGGTGGATCAATGAGGGATTTTGAAACTATCATGGCGTGTAATGAAGCAAATCCCCGTGTTGCCATGGTATTTACGGGACAGAGGGCCTTCAAGCACTGA
- a CDS encoding methyltransferase: MKKSVFDERALQWDTPQRVKLAEIAVTAMRGHVSFNKMMTVLDFAAGTGLITMALQNDVERIVSLDSSQGMLDILKKKLDLYNALNIDIIHGDEGVLGNIHTKFDCIVSSMALHHVEDYKALLKLFHSVLKDNGTVLITDLAKEDGDFHADNTGVYHFGFEEQEIVSGFKAAGFGSVTYDIIHVLNREVKGGIHKDFPIFITAAKK; encoded by the coding sequence ATGAAAAAATCAGTTTTTGATGAAAGAGCCCTGCAATGGGATACTCCGCAGCGTGTAAAACTGGCGGAAATTGCCGTGACAGCCATGCGTGGGCATGTCAGCTTCAATAAAATGATGACAGTGCTTGATTTTGCCGCGGGAACGGGTCTTATAACCATGGCCCTGCAAAACGATGTTGAGCGTATTGTCTCCCTGGATAGTTCACAGGGGATGCTGGATATACTGAAAAAAAAACTGGACCTGTATAACGCGTTAAATATCGACATCATACATGGTGATGAAGGGGTTCTGGGAAATATACATACGAAATTCGATTGTATTGTCAGTTCCATGGCCCTGCATCACGTAGAGGATTATAAGGCCCTGTTAAAATTATTTCATTCGGTGCTGAAAGATAATGGAACAGTGCTTATAACAGATCTGGCGAAAGAAGATGGGGATTTTCATGCCGATAATACAGGTGTATACCATTTTGGATTTGAAGAACAGGAAATAGTTTCCGGTTTCAAGGCAGCCGGGTTTGGCAGTGTGACATACGATATAATCCATGTTCTCAACAGGGAAGTAAAGGGCGGCATTCACAAGGATTTTCCCATCTTTATAACCGCAGCGAAAAAATAA
- a CDS encoding gamma carbonic anhydrase family protein yields the protein MPIYEINERRPTLGEGSWVAPTAEIIGDVRIGKNCYIGFGAILRGDYGTIIIGDESAVEEGVIIHARPLGKAEIGRAVTIGHMAMIHNATINDYAVIGMQCMISDFSEIGEWAIIAEQSLIKRNQKVPGYKVFAGAPAVEKGDVLERHTTEWGLAKKIYVDLTSQYRKGFRQIDGDY from the coding sequence ATGCCTATTTATGAAATAAATGAACGAAGACCAACCCTGGGCGAAGGTTCATGGGTGGCGCCAACAGCAGAGATCATCGGTGATGTCCGTATTGGCAAAAACTGTTATATCGGGTTCGGGGCTATACTGCGGGGAGACTATGGCACCATTATAATCGGCGATGAATCCGCCGTGGAAGAGGGAGTCATCATTCATGCCCGCCCCCTGGGGAAAGCTGAAATAGGCAGGGCTGTTACTATTGGACATATGGCCATGATACATAACGCAACGATCAACGACTATGCTGTCATCGGCATGCAGTGCATGATAAGCGATTTTTCTGAAATCGGTGAATGGGCCATTATTGCCGAGCAGTCTCTTATCAAAAGAAACCAGAAAGTACCGGGCTACAAGGTTTTTGCCGGAGCACCGGCCGTGGAAAAAGGGGATGTGCTGGAACGACATACGACGGAATGGGGCCTGGCAAAAAAGATATATGTTGACCTCACCAGCCAGTACCGCAAGGGATTCCGACAGATTGACGGTGATTATTAA
- a CDS encoding sodium:proline symporter, whose amino-acid sequence MQLIDILIISAYFAVSIGIAFLFSRRAGQSREEYFLSGRKLPWWIAGTAMVATTFAADTPLAVTELVATKGIAGNWLWWNMVAGNVLTVFFFAKLWRRAGILTDVEFIELRYSGKPAAFLRGFRALYLGIFMNIIIMGWVNVALAEILKNIFGISREEVYIWIFAAMIFVGIYSAVSGLWGIAFTDIFQFILAMAGCIILAVVILNLPQIGGIDGLKKSLPGEVFSFFPKVQWNAGTVATGVLSLSFSAFMAHIAIQWWSSWYPGAEPGGGGYVAQRMMSARDERHSQLATLWFTIAHYAIRPWPWIIVALASMVLYPDLAADEKKAGYIMAMRDHLPPGLLGLLVAAFLAAYMSTIATHLNWGSSYIMNDFYRRFVKKEASEKHYVLVSRIVTMILVVLSTIMVLFINSISGAWAFIIECGAGLGLVLILRWFWWRINAWSEIAAMIVPFIGFSLSKWVLLIEFPESMFFIVGITTVVWLIVTWFTRPEDHETLIRFYRRVRPGGPGWKKIRAELPDVAHGEPLTGLFVNWILGVALVYLSLFSIGYLVMKEYVKGGVLLTLAVIVFLVMSRFLGKENPAELQ is encoded by the coding sequence ATGCAGCTGATCGATATCCTCATAATATCCGCATATTTTGCCGTGAGTATCGGCATTGCTTTTTTATTTTCACGGCGTGCCGGCCAAAGCAGGGAAGAGTACTTCCTGTCGGGCCGGAAACTTCCCTGGTGGATTGCCGGGACCGCCATGGTGGCCACGACTTTTGCCGCTGATACGCCTTTGGCCGTAACCGAACTGGTGGCCACTAAGGGAATCGCCGGCAACTGGCTCTGGTGGAACATGGTGGCGGGCAATGTCCTGACGGTTTTTTTCTTCGCAAAATTATGGAGGCGTGCAGGTATACTGACCGATGTGGAATTCATCGAGCTCAGGTACAGCGGTAAACCTGCCGCTTTTCTTCGCGGCTTCAGGGCATTGTACCTGGGGATTTTCATGAATATCATCATCATGGGATGGGTAAACGTGGCCCTGGCGGAAATACTGAAAAACATCTTCGGTATTTCCCGCGAGGAGGTTTATATCTGGATATTCGCTGCCATGATTTTTGTGGGCATCTATTCGGCCGTGTCAGGACTCTGGGGTATTGCTTTCACAGACATTTTTCAATTTATACTGGCCATGGCGGGATGCATCATACTCGCCGTTGTCATACTTAACCTGCCCCAGATTGGCGGGATTGATGGATTGAAAAAGTCCCTGCCCGGCGAAGTCTTTTCTTTTTTCCCAAAGGTCCAGTGGAATGCGGGCACCGTTGCGACGGGAGTGCTCAGCCTCTCATTTTCTGCATTTATGGCACACATAGCAATCCAATGGTGGTCTTCATGGTATCCTGGTGCAGAACCGGGCGGCGGGGGATATGTTGCCCAGCGGATGATGTCGGCCCGTGATGAGCGCCATTCACAACTTGCAACACTCTGGTTTACCATCGCCCATTACGCGATACGGCCATGGCCTTGGATTATTGTCGCCCTGGCATCAATGGTGCTCTATCCCGATCTTGCAGCCGATGAAAAAAAAGCGGGTTACATTATGGCAATGAGGGACCACCTTCCTCCGGGATTACTGGGGCTTCTCGTGGCGGCCTTTCTTGCCGCCTATATGTCAACCATAGCAACTCACCTGAACTGGGGGAGTTCCTATATTATGAATGATTTTTACCGACGCTTTGTGAAGAAGGAAGCGTCTGAAAAGCACTATGTACTGGTATCGAGAATCGTTACCATGATCCTCGTTGTTTTATCAACTATCATGGTTTTGTTTATAAATTCAATCTCCGGGGCCTGGGCCTTTATTATCGAATGCGGAGCCGGGCTCGGCCTGGTCCTTATCCTGCGGTGGTTCTGGTGGAGGATAAATGCCTGGTCGGAAATTGCGGCTATGATTGTTCCTTTTATCGGATTTTCATTGAGCAAATGGGTGTTACTGATAGAGTTTCCTGAAAGCATGTTTTTTATTGTAGGAATAACAACTGTTGTATGGCTTATCGTTACATGGTTTACCAGGCCGGAAGATCACGAAACGTTGATTCGGTTTTATCGGCGTGTACGGCCGGGAGGGCCCGGGTGGAAAAAAATCAGAGCCGAATTGCCTGACGTGGCCCACGGGGAACCGCTTACCGGGCTTTTTGTTAACTGGATACTGGGAGTAGCCCTGGTTTATTTATCTTTATTTTCTATCGGCTACCTGGTGATGAAAGAATATGTGAAAGGTGGTGTTTTGCTCACCCTGGCGGTTATAGTTTTCCTGGTCATGAGCCGCTTTCTCGGAAAAGAAAATCCCGCCGAATTGCAATAG
- a CDS encoding bifunctional (p)ppGpp synthetase/guanosine-3',5'-bis(diphosphate) 3'-pyrophosphohydrolase, which translates to MMWTQDAYIKAMNYAAEAHGEQKVQGKPYSYLYHISLVSMEIMACLQHEKHEKGDFILQCAILHDVLEDTETSSEHLLFYFSREVLDGVLALTKNTSIKADIRMKECLERIKMQPREIWMVKMADRISNLQEPPAHWDREKIHHYFGESQVIYDELHEASPYLAQRLAKKIEAYRNYLT; encoded by the coding sequence ATGATGTGGACACAGGATGCATACATAAAGGCCATGAATTACGCGGCAGAGGCCCATGGCGAACAGAAGGTACAGGGGAAGCCTTACTCGTATTTGTATCATATTTCTCTTGTCAGTATGGAGATCATGGCCTGTCTTCAGCATGAGAAGCATGAAAAAGGGGATTTTATCCTGCAATGCGCCATCCTTCATGATGTTCTTGAGGATACGGAAACGAGTTCAGAGCACCTGCTTTTTTATTTTTCACGGGAAGTTCTTGATGGAGTGCTGGCTCTTACCAAGAATACCTCAATTAAGGCCGATATACGCATGAAGGAGTGTCTGGAAAGGATAAAAATGCAGCCCCGGGAGATATGGATGGTGAAAATGGCCGACAGGATAAGCAATCTCCAGGAACCGCCTGCTCACTGGGACAGGGAAAAAATACATCATTATTTCGGGGAATCACAGGTCATTTATGATGAGCTCCATGAAGCCAGCCCCTATCTTGCCCAAAGACTGGCTAAAAAAATTGAAGCATATCGGAACTATCTTACTTAA
- a CDS encoding cystathionine beta-lyase: MKNDFDSVISRRGTASVKWDMADSIYGTGDILPLWVADMDFPVPAAVQEAVMKRAAHGIYGYSAVMPSCYESIITWLRERHDWNVEREWLVITPGVVPAINMMIQEFSRQGDGVIIQEPVYYPFRNAVLNNNRTLVNNPLRLDKGRYVMDLRDLEEKIGREGAAMMILCSPHNPVGRVWTRQELDDLSALCNANNILVVSDEIHSDLVFSGKKHFPYTALSGESNIRSIVCHAPSKTFNMPGLQVSYAVIPDSDLRKQFRRRLAMNGIFLSNTFGPLAMEAAYQCGMEWLDEVMTYIEENFRYLSRFMKEKLPSVTIIEPDATYLVWMDFRALGLDRDSLRILLRQKAGVALDEGDIFGEGGEGFVRINIACPRSILAEALQRIESALNREQ, from the coding sequence ATGAAGAATGATTTTGATTCTGTAATATCCCGCCGGGGTACCGCTTCAGTCAAATGGGACATGGCTGACAGCATTTACGGTACCGGGGATATCCTCCCTCTCTGGGTTGCCGATATGGATTTTCCCGTTCCCGCAGCGGTGCAGGAAGCGGTGATGAAAAGAGCCGCTCATGGCATATACGGATATTCGGCCGTTATGCCGTCCTGTTATGAGTCGATCATTACATGGTTGCGCGAGCGGCATGACTGGAATGTGGAAAGGGAATGGCTGGTAATCACGCCCGGTGTTGTTCCCGCCATCAATATGATGATACAGGAGTTTTCCCGGCAGGGGGACGGTGTCATCATACAGGAGCCGGTCTATTATCCCTTCCGGAACGCCGTGCTGAACAATAACCGGACCCTGGTGAACAATCCTCTTCGTCTGGATAAAGGAAGATATGTCATGGATCTCCGGGATCTCGAAGAAAAGATAGGCCGGGAAGGGGCGGCCATGATGATACTCTGCAGCCCCCATAACCCCGTGGGTCGTGTATGGACCCGGCAGGAGCTTGATGATCTTTCCGCTCTCTGCAACGCCAATAATATCCTTGTCGTCTCCGATGAGATACATTCCGATCTGGTATTCAGCGGTAAGAAACACTTCCCCTATACCGCCCTGTCCGGTGAAAGCAACATTCGGTCCATTGTCTGCCATGCCCCCAGTAAGACGTTCAATATGCCGGGGCTCCAGGTTTCCTATGCGGTTATTCCCGACAGCGATCTGCGGAAGCAGTTCAGGCGGCGCCTTGCCATGAACGGAATTTTTCTTTCCAATACATTCGGTCCCCTGGCCATGGAAGCGGCCTACCAGTGCGGAATGGAATGGCTTGATGAGGTTATGACTTACATTGAAGAAAATTTTCGTTATCTCAGCCGTTTTATGAAGGAGAAGCTTCCCTCTGTAACTATTATCGAGCCCGATGCCACATACCTGGTCTGGATGGATTTTAGGGCCCTTGGTCTGGATCGTGATTCTTTAAGAATTTTACTAAGGCAGAAGGCAGGCGTAGCTCTTGACGAGGGTGATATTTTTGGCGAAGGTGGAGAGGGCTTTGTGCGTATTAATATTGCCTGTCCACGTTCAATTCTCGCCGAGGCGCTGCAGCGTATCGAATCGGCCCTGAACAGAGAGCAATAA
- a CDS encoding secondary thiamine-phosphate synthase enzyme, translating into MATYTDYISVSSRGNRDVIDLTPFIADIIEKNQITDGIVAVFCPGSTAAITTIEYEPGLRKDIDVFLERLFPYGEHYHHHETWNDDNGSSHIQAAILGPGITVPLVNGKLTLGTWQQIVLVDCDTRPRKRKVVIQIVY; encoded by the coding sequence ATGGCGACATACACCGATTATATATCAGTCTCCTCCAGAGGTAATCGTGATGTAATCGATCTCACGCCGTTTATAGCGGACATCATTGAAAAGAATCAAATTACCGATGGAATTGTCGCCGTCTTTTGCCCAGGTTCAACGGCGGCTATCACCACAATAGAATATGAACCTGGCCTCAGGAAAGACATTGATGTTTTTCTTGAGCGCCTTTTCCCCTATGGGGAACACTATCATCATCATGAAACATGGAATGATGATAATGGTTCCTCGCATATCCAGGCTGCCATACTGGGCCCCGGGATAACGGTTCCCCTGGTGAACGGGAAGCTGACTCTGGGCACCTGGCAGCAAATAGTACTCGTGGATTGCGACACCCGACCCAGAAAGCGGAAAGTTGTCATTCAGATTGTGTATTGA